A genomic window from Chelonoidis abingdonii isolate Lonesome George chromosome 26, CheloAbing_2.0, whole genome shotgun sequence includes:
- the DAZAP2 gene encoding DAZ-associated protein 2, with product MPLPQAPPYTDAPPAYSELYRPSFVHPGAATVPTMSAAYPGTSLYLPMAQSVAVGPMGSSVPMAYYPVGPVYPPGSTVLVEGGFDAGARFGAGATGSVPPPPPGCPPNAAQLAAMQGANVLVTQRKGSYFMGGSDGGYTIW from the exons ATGCCTCTTCCTCAAGCACCACCTTATACCGATGCACCTCCTGCTTACTCTGAG CTCTATCGTCCAAGCTTTGTGCATCCAGGGGCTGCCACCGTACCTACTATGTCTGCTGCGTATCCTGGTACTTCTCTGTACCTACCCATGGCACAATCTGTGGCTGTTGGCCCAATGGGCTCTTCTGTTCCAATGGCATATTATCCCGTGGGTCCTGTCTACCCTCCTGGGTCAACTGTCCTTGTTGAAGGTGGCTTTGATGCTGGAGCGAGGTTTGGGGCTGGTGCCACTGGTAGTGTTCCT CCACCACCTCCTGGCTGCCCTCCCAATGCAGCCCAGCTGGCAGCCATGCAGGGTGCCAATGTGTTAGTGACACAACGGAAGGGAAGCTACTTCATGGGGGGCTCAGATGGTGGCTACACTATCTGGTGA